A window of Pelomonas sp. SE-A7 genomic DNA:
GGCCGGACGCGCCACGCCGAACTCGACCAGCTGGCTGTCGGCCTGGCCGGGCTTCTTGTAGCGCAGCTTGATCCAGGCCAACTCGCCGCTCTTGCCGTCCGCCTTGGCCGCCGTCGGGCTGGGCTGGTAGCGCAGCGGATCCACATTGCCCCTGGCGCCGCGCGGCACCCATTCGTAAAGGGCCGTGACCGTGTGGCCGGCGCCCACGTCGCCGGCATCGACCTTGTCGTCCTTGAATTGCTCGCGGGTCAGGGCGTTGAGCTCGTAGCCGATCAGCCGGTATTCATCGACCTGGCCCGGGTTGAACTCGACCTGCAGCTTCAGGTCCTGGGCCACGACGGCCAGCGTCGAGGTCATCTCGTTGACCAGCACCTTGTGCGCTTCCTGCAGCGAATCCATGTAGTGGTAGCTGCCGTCGCCGGCGTCGGCCAGCTTCTTCATCAGGGCTTCGTTGTAGTTGGAGTCGCCGACTCCCAGCGCGGTCAGGCCCACGCCGGCCTTGCGCTGCTCCTCGACCAGGGCCTTGAGCTGGGCCGGGTCGACCACGCCTATGTTCAGGTCGCCGTCCGTGGCCAGCAGCACGCGGTTGATGCCGCCGTCTATGAAGGCTTCGCGGGCCTGGGCATAGGCCATTCGGATGCCGGCCTCGCCATAGGTGCCGCCACCGGCCGAGAGGCTGTCGATGGCCAGCTGGATCTCGGTCTTCTTGTTGCCCGGCGTGGCCGGCAGCACGAGCCGGGTGCCGCTGGCATAGCTGACGATGCTGAGCCGGTCCTGCGGCCGCAGCTGCTGTGCCAGCAGGCCCAGGGCCGACTTGACCAGGGGCAGGCGGTCCTGCGGGCTCATGGAGCCGGACACATCGACCAGGAAGACCAGGTTGGCCGGCGGCAGCGAGGCCTTGGCGGCGTCGCGCGCCTTGATGGCGATGCGCAGCAGGCCGCGCTCGTGGTTCCAGGGCGAGCGGCTGAGCTTGGCATCGACGGTGAAGGGCTGCTCCTGCCGGGCCGGCGGCTCGGCGTAGTCGTAACCGAAGTAGTTCACAAGCTCCTCGACCCGCACGGCATCCCGCGGCGGCAACTGGCCGCGGCCTATGAAGCGGCGGACGTTGGCATAGCTGCCGGTATCGACGCTGGCGCTGAAGGTGGAGGTCGGGTGTTCTGCAACCCGGCGCCAGGGGTTGTCGCTGAAGTTCTCGTACTTGGCGGTATTGGCCGGTGGTGGCAGAGCGACCCGAGCGGGCGCCGGCATGAAGCTGTGGGACGGCATCGCGACCGGGGCATTGCCCGTGATCTCGACGCGTTGCAAGGCATCCTGCTGGACCTTGCTTTCGACGACGGGGCCCCGGCGCGGGGCAGGGCTCGGCGGCGGCATGGGTGTCACTTGAACCGGCGCTGCTGGCGGCGGTGGGGATATTGCAGGCGGCGCCTTGACGGGCGGCCTGGGTGTCTGCGGGCTTGGCGCCTCGCCGACCTGGGCGCAGGCTCCGAGCAAGCCTGCACCCAGCATGGCCAGCGACAGCAGTCCGCTACGACGGTTCTTCTCCATATCAATCCCCCTTGTTGGTCGGGCCAGTATAGGAATCGCCCGGGTCTTGCCAGTCCGACTTGGTGACCAGAGGTAAGCCGGCCTAAACTTCGCCATCCACGAATCCTTCGTTTTGATCTGCGGTATTTGCCGTGTTCACGCGAAGGGAGAATCCACCAGCCCAAGAAGTCACCCATGCGCCTGGACCTCACCACCCTCAATCTCGTGCTGGCCATCGAACAGACCCGTTCGATCACCCGCGGAGCCGAGCGCGAACACCTGGCCCTGGCGGCCGCCAGCAAGCGGATCTCCGACCTGGAATCGCGCCTGGGCGTGCAGCTGTTCGAGCGCCGTGCCCGCGGCGTCGAGCCCACCGAGGCCTGCCGGGCCCTGGTGCGCCACATCCGATCGCTCAACGCTTCGCTGCATGCGCTGGAGAGCGAAGTCGTCGAGTTCGCTCGGGGCATCAAGGGCCATCTGCGCATCGCTGCCAATGCCGGCGCGATTGCCGAATGCCTGCCGGCCGACATGGCGGCCTTCTTGCAGAACCATCCGCAAATACGCATCAGCCTCGAGGACATGACCAGTTCCGAGACGCAGACGGCCGTGGCCGAAGGCCGGGCCGACATCGGCGTGTTCACGCCGCCCATCCTGGACAACCGCCTCGAGACCCGCCGTTACCGCAACGGCCGCCTGGCCGTGCTGGTGCCCGAGGGTCATGCGCTGGCGGGCCGCAAGAGCGTGTCCTTCGACGACCTGCTGGACTTCGACCTGGTCGGCCTGCATGCCGGCGCCTCGGCCCAGGAGCTGATGCGCGAACAGGCTTTGGCCCGCGGCCGCACCTTGAATGCCCGCCTGGCCGTGCGCGGCTTCGACGCGATTGCCCAGCTGGTCGAGGCCAGGCTGGGCGTGGCCGTGCTGCCCCAGGGCCCGGCCGAACGCTTCGCCCAGGTGTTCTCGGTGCAATTGCTGCGCCTCGATGAAACCTGGGCCCAGCGCGACTATGTTCTGGGCGTGGCGCGCGTCGAGCGCCTGCCCACCGTGGTGCAGCGCTTTATCGATGCGCTGTCGCCCATTCCCAAGGAAATCAAGCCATGAGCGCGAGAACTCTCTACGACAAGCTGTGGGACGAGCATGTCGTCCACACCGAAGAGGACGGCACGGCCGTGCTCTACATCGACCGCCACCTGGTCCACGAGGTCACCAGTCCGCAGGCCTTCGAAGGCCTGGAGATGGCCCATCGCAAGGTCTGGCGCCTGTCCGCCAACCTGGCTGTCAGCGACCACAACGTGCCGACGACCGACCGCTCGCAAGGCATTGCTGACCCGGTCTCCAAGCTGCAGGTCGATACGCTGGACAAGAACTGCGACCGCCATGGCCTGACGCAGTTCAAGATGAACGACAAGCGCCAGGGCATAGTCCACGTGATCGGCCCGGAGCAGGGCGCGACGCTGCCGGGCATGACCGTGGTCTGCGGCGACAGCCACACTTCCACCCATGGCGCCTTCGGCGCGCTGGCCCATGGCATTGGCACCTCCGAGGTCGAGCATGTGCTGGCCACGCAGACCCTGCTGGCCAAGAAGGCCAAGAACATGCTGATCCGGGTCGAGGGCCAGGTCATGCCGGGCGTGGGCGCCAAGGACATCGTGCTGGCCATCATCGGCCGCATTGGCACGGCCGGCGGCACCGGCTACACCATCGAGTTCGCCGGCTCGGCCATCCGCGCGCTGAGCATGGAAGGCCGCATGACGGTCTGCAATATGGCCATCGAGGCGGGTGCGCGCGCCGGCCTGATCGCCGTGGACGAGACCACGATCCACTACGTCAAGGGTCGGCCGTACACGCCAGGTACCGACCCGCAAACCGGCCGGTTTGCAGGGGGCGTGGAATGGGAGCAGGCCGTCCAGTACTGGCGCGGCCTGCACTCGGATGCCGGCGCGCATTTCGATGCCGTCGTCGAACTCGACGCCACGCAGATCCGTCCGCAAGTCACCTGGGGCACCAGCCCGGAGATGGTCTTGTCCATCGAGGACCGTGTGCCCGATCCCGACAAGGAAAAGGACTCGGTCAAGCGCAATGCCATCGAGCGCGCGCTGCAGTACATGGCCCTGGAGCCCAACAAGGCGATCAGCGACATCCGCATCGACAAGGTCTTCATTGGCTCCTGCACCAACAGCCGCATCGAGGACATGCGCGAGGCGGCGGCCGTGGTGCGCCGCGTCGGTGGCCGCATCGCCGGCAACGTCAAGCTGGCCCTGGTCGTGCCAGGCTCGGGCCTGGTGAAGGCCCAGGCGGAAGCCGAAGGCCTGGACCAGGTGTTCAAGGCCGCCGGCTTCGAATGGCGCGAGCCGGGCTGCTCCATGTGCCTGGCGATGAACGCCGACCGGCTGGAGCCGGGCGAGCGCTGCGCCTCGACCAGCAACCGCAATTTCGAAGGACGCCAGGGCGCTGGCGGCCGCACCCACCTGGTCAGCCCGGCCATGGCGGCCGCCGCGGCCATGCAGGGCCACTTCGTCGACGTGCGCAGGATTTCGTAATGGACAAGTTCACCCTCCACAAGGGCCTGGTCGCGCCCATGGACCGCGACAACGTCGACACCGACGCCATCATTCCCAAGCAGTTCCTCAAGTCGATCAAGCGCACCGGTTTCGGCCCCAACCTGTTCGATGAATGGCGCTACCTGGACCACGGCGAGCCGGGCCAGGACCCGGCCAGTCGCAAGCCCAATCCGGACTTCGTGCTGAACCAGCCGCGCTATCAGGGCGCCTCGGTGCTGATTGCCCGCAGCAACTTTGGCTGCGGCTCCAGCCGCGAGCACGCGCCCTGGGCACTGGAGCAGTACGGCTTCCGCGCGCTGATCGCGCCGAGCTTCGCCGACATCTTCTTCAACAACTGCTTCAAGAACGGCGTGCTGCCCATCGTCCTGCCCGAGTCGCAGGTGGCTCAGCTGTTCGACGAGGTGGCGGCCTTCCCGGGCTACCAGCTGAGCGTGGACCTGGCGCGCCAGGTCGTCATCAAGCCGGACGGCACGGAGCTGTCTTTCGAGGTGCAGCCGTTCCGCAAGTACTGCCTGCTCAATGGCTTCGACGACATAGGCCTGACGCTGCGCCATGCCGACAAGATCAAGGCCTACGAGGCCGAGCGCATTGCCAGCAAGCCCTGGCTGAACCACCGTTTGATCGGATGAATCCCATGAAGATTGCTGTTCTGCCGGGCGACGGCATAGGCACCGAGATCGTTGCCGAGGCGGTCAAGGTCCTGAAGGTGCTGGACCTGCCGCTGGAGATGGAAAGCGCGCCGGTGGGCGGCGCTGCCTACGAGGCGGCCGGCCATCCGCTGCCCGAGAGCACGCTGAAGCTGGCGCAAGCGGCCGATGCCGTGCTGTTCGGCGCCGTGGGCGACTGGAAGTACGACAAGCTGGACCGGCCGCTGCGCCCCGAGCAGGCCATCCTGGGCCTGCGCAAGCACCTGGGCCTGTTCGCCAACTTCCGTCCGGCGATCTGCTACGAGCAACTGACCCATGCCTCCAGCCTCAAGCCCGAGCTGGTGGCGGGCCTCGACATCCTGATCATCCGCGAGCTGACCGGCGACATCTACTTCGGCCAGCCGCGGGGCCGCCGCACTGCCGTCGATGGCCATTTCCCCGGTGCCGAGGAAGCCTTCGACACCATGCGCTATTCGCGCCCCGAGATCGAACGCATCGCCCATGTGGCCTTCCAGGCCGCGCGCAAGCGCAGCAAGAAGGTCACCTCGGTCGACAAGGCCAATGTGCTGGAGACCTTCCAGTTCTGGAAGGACGTGGTCACCGAGGTCCACAAGGACTATCCGGACGTGGAGCTGGAGCACATGTACGTGGACAACGCGGCCATGCAGCTCGTGAAGGCGCCCAAGAAGTTCGACGTGGTCGTGACCGGCAATATGTTCGGCGACATCCTGTCGGACGAGGCTGCGATGCTGACCGGCTCGATCGGCATGCTGCCCTCGGCTTCGCTCGACAAGAACAGCAAGGGCTTGTACGAGCCCAGCCATGGCAGCGCACCGGATATCGCCGGCAAGGGCATAGCCAACCCGCTGGCTACAATCCTCTCCGCTGCCATGATGCTCAAGTTCTCCCTCAACCAGCCCGAAGCTGCCGCTCGTATCGAGTCGGCGGTTCAATCGGTGCTGGCCCAGGGTCTGCGCACTGCGGACATCTGGAGCGAGGGCACCCAGAAGGTGGGCACCCGCGAGATGGGTGATGCGGTCGTTGCCGCCATCACCATGACCAAAACCATTAAGGGCTAGTTCAGCTCCGGTTCGTCTCGCCCCTACAAACCCGGCGAAGCGAGCCGGGGAAGAAGAAACCCCAGGGTTTGTTTGACTTGTAGAGCGATTGAGGAACACGTGATGACGACATTGGTTGGATTGGTGGGCTGGCGCGGCATGGTCGGCTCGGTGCTCATGGACCGCATGAGCGAAGAACGGGACTTCGACCTGATCGAGCCGCTGTTCTTCAGCACCTCGAACTCCGGCGGTGCCGCTCCGGCCCAGGCCAAGAACGAGACTAAGCTGCAGGACGCCTTCGACATCGAGCAGCTCAAGCGCTGCGAGATCGTCATCACCTGCCAGGGCGGCGACTACACGAACGAGGTCTTCCCCAAGCTGCGTGCGGCTGGCTGGAACGGCCACTGGATCGACGCCGCCTCGTCGCTGCGCATGGCCGACGACGCGGTCATCGTCCTGGACCCGGTCAACATGCCGGTGATCCAGAAGGCCCTGGCCAACGGCGGCAAGAACTGGATCGGCGGCAATTGCACGGTCTCCTGCATGCTGATGGGCGTGGGCGCCCTCTACAAGGCCGGTCTGGTCGAGTGGATGAGCACCCAGACCTACCAGGCCGCCTCGGGCGGCGGTGCCCAGCACATGCGCGAGCTGTTGACTCAGTACGGCACGCTGAACGCCGAGGTGCGCTCGCTGCTGGACGACCCCAAGAGCGCCATCCTAGAAATCGACCGCAAGCTGGTTGCCAAGCAGCGCGCGCTGACCGCTGCCGAGACCGCCAACTTCGGCGTGCCGCTGGGCGGTTCGCTGATCCCCTGGATCGACAAGGACCTGGGCAACGGCCAATCCAAGGAAGAGTGGAAGGGCATGGCGGAGACCAACAAGATCCTCGGCAGCGACGATATTCCTGTCGACGGCTTCTGCGTCCGCGTCGGCGCCATGCGCTGCCACAGCCAGGCCCTGACCTTCAAGCTGAAGAAGGACGTGCCCCTGGCCGACATCGAGGCCATGATCCGCGCCGACAACGAATGGGTGAAGTACGTGCCCAACACCCGCGAGGACACGCTGAAAGACCTGACCCCCGTGGCCGTGACCGGCACCATGACCATTCCGGTCGGCCGCGTGCGCAAGCTGGCCATGGGCCCGGAGTACCTCGGCGCCTTCACCATCGGCGACCAGTTGCTGTGGGGCGCGGCCGAACCGCTGCGCCGCATGCTGCGCATCCTGCTGGCTCGGTAATTCCCCCTAGGGCCTCGCGAGCCCCCGTTGCCCTGAAGCTACAAGCGGTGACAGGGGGTAAATGAGGGCCCGCTCATAGGGCGTATTCACGCTTTGCATGAGCGTTGCAGCGTATATGCTTGCCGCTGTTGTGTTTTCGGACCGCTCGGTCACTGAGGGCATCGTGCAGCACGCAGGCAACGAGAGCATCGTCGCAAGAAAAGGCGGGACCCTGGGTGGCCCCGCCTTGTCGTTTTGGGGGACGCCTTGAAAAACCAAACCCGCGCAATGGGGCGCTTTGCCCTGACTCATGTCGCGGTGGCAGCGATGGCAACGCTGACCGCCACCTCCTCCTGGGCCCTGGGCCTCGGTCGACTGTCCGTGCAGTCCGCCCTCGGCGAAACGCTGAAGGCAGAGATCGAGGTCGCGAGCCTCAGCGCCGAGGAGGCCGGTTCGCTGAAGGTCCGCATCGCGCCGCCCGAGCTCTACCGCAGCAATGGCGTGGAGTTCAACTCGGTGCTCAGCAACACCCAGGTGCAGCTGGTCCGTCGCGCCGATGGCCGCCCGTACTTCCGCATCCAGAGTGATCGCGCCGTCCAGGAGCCCTTTGTCGATGTGATCCTCGAGATCACCTGGACCGGCGGCCGCTTGGTGCGCGAGTACACGTTGCTGTTCGATCCGCCGGCCACACCTTCGCGTCAGGCTGCATCTCCGGCCGTGGCCACCGCGCCGGTGATGTCGCCGGCACCCGCCGAGACCACTCCGATTCCGGCCACGCCGGCACCTGCTCCGGCGCCCACCGTATCAGCCGCACCCCAGCGTCCGGCGGTTCCAGCCCGCGCGCCGGCCGCACCGCCGCCGGCGGCTCCCGTGCCGCAACGTGATGCCAGCCAGTACCAGGTCAAGCCGGGCGACACACTGTCCAAGGTGGCGTCCAAGACCCAGGCTCCAGGCATCTCGCTGGATCAGATGCTGGTCGGCCTGTTCCGCTTCAATCCCGATGCCTTCATCGAAGGCAACATGAACCGGCTGAAGTCGGGCTCGGTGCTGCAGGTGCCGTCCAGCGAAGAGCTGAATGCGGTCTCGCAGGGCGAGGCACGTCAGGTCATCATTGCGCAGAGCGCCGATTTCGAAACCTACCGCCAGCGCCTCGCCGGTGCCGCACCGGTGCTGAAGCAGGACGAGAGCCCGCGCCAGGCCAAGGGCCAGGTCCAGGCGGCGGTGGAAGACCGCAAGCCGGCCGCCGCGCCTTCGCCTGACAAGCTGACCCTGAGCAAGGCCGGCGTCACTGGCTCGGAAGGCAAGGCCTCCAAGGACACGGAGAAGAAGGATTCGGCCGCTCGTGTGGCCGAACTGACCCGCAATGTGGAAGAGCTGAAGAAGCTGTCCAGCGCGGCCAAGCCTGCCCCCGTGACTCAGGCCGCCAAGCCCGCGGCACCTCCGCCCAGTGCGCCGCCGCTCGCTGCCCCTCCGCCGAGTTCACCCAAGGCCGTGGCGCCGCCACCCAGCAGTCCGGCTGCCGTGGCGCCGCCGCCCAGCAGCCCGGCCGCCGTCGCTCCTCCGCCGAGCTCGCCGGCCGCCGTGGCGCCGCCGCCTAGCGGCCCAAGCCTGTCGGGCCTGCCGACGCCGGCCTCCAAGCCCAAGACGGTCACGGCCCCTGCCCCGGGACCGAACGAGCCTGGCTTGCTGGACAGCCTGCTGGGCAGCCCCTTCGTGCTGCCGGGCGCCGCCGCCATCATTGCCTTGTTGGGTTTCTTCGGACTGCGTCAGCTGCGCGCTCGCAATGCCGGCAAGACGTCCAAGCCCGATACCGGATTCCACGAAAGCCGCCTGCAGCCGGATTCGTTCTTCGGCTCGGCCGGTGGCCAACGCGTCGACACCCGCGACGCCTCGACCACGGGCCAGTCCTCGATGAGCTATTCGCTCAGCCAGCTGGATGCCATCGGCGACGTGGACCCGGTGGCCGAGGCTGACGTCTACCTGGCCTATGGCCGCGACCTGCAGGCCGAGGAGATCCTCAAGGAAGCGCTGCGGGCCAATCCTGAGCGCATGGCGATCCGCCTCAAGCTGCTGGAGGTCTACGCCAAGCGCCGCGACACCAAGGGCTTCGAGCAACTGGCCGTCCATCTGTATGCCGAGACGCAGGGACAGGGCGAGGACTGGGCCAAGGCGCAGGAGCTGGGCCGCCAGATCGATCCTGACAATCCGCTGTACCAGCCGGGTGGCGCCCCGGCCCAGTTGCTGAGCCCGGGAATGGGCGGCCGACCGGAGCCCATGGATGCCAGCACGCTGCCGCAGACCGTGGCGGCGGCCGGCATGGCGACCGAGCCGATGATGGCTCGCCAGGAAGATCCGGGTCCGGCCAGCGGCCTGGGTGACCTGGACCTCGACCTCGACCTGGGCGGCGACGAACCGGCCCCGGCGATGACCTCGATGGAGGCGACCCAGGCCATGGCGATCTCGGTCGAGCAGTCGCCGATGGACATGGACTTCGACCTGTCCAAGCCGCCGGCTGCACCGGCACCTGCGCCCGCGCCCGCCGACGATCTGGAATTCGACCTGGATCAGCTCGACACGGCCCAGCCGGCCGCGGCGGAGCAGGGCGGTTCGCTGGACTTCGACCTGTCGTCCATCGACCTGGACCTGCCCGCGGCGCCTCCGCCGGCCGCCGAGCCTGCGGCCGACATGTCCCTGCCCGACCTCGGTGGTGACGAAGGCGACCCGCTGCAGCGCCAGCTGGAGCTGGCCGACGAGTTCCGCCAGATCGGCGACACCGAGGGCGCGCGAGACGTGCTGCAGGAGCTGGTCGCCAAGGCCACCGGCCCGCTCAAGGCCAAGGCCCAGGCCATGCTCGACGAACTGCGCTGACCGATACTTGCGGTCTTCCCGAAAGGCGCTCGGCCCCGGCCGGGCGCTTTTTCTTTTGAGGGATCCTGAGATGACGGTGAGAGTGGCCCTGGGCCTGAGCTATCGCGGCGAGGCCTACAAGGGCTGGCAGAGCCAGCCCGGCGGCGGCACGGTGCAGGACGTGCTGGAAGCGGCCCTGAGCGAGTTTGCCGCCCACCCGATCCGCACGATTTGCGCCGGACGTACCGACACCGGTGTCCATGGTCTCAACCAGGTGGTGCACTTCGATGCCGAGGTCGAGCGCGAGCCGTTCTCGTGGATACGCGGCACCAACCGCTATCTGCCCAGGGACGTGGCGATCCAGTGGTGCGCATTTCCTGCGGCCGATTTCCATGCTCGCAACCATGCGCGGGGCAGGCGCTATGCCTATCTGCTGCGCGAATCGGTGGTGCGGCCGGCGATAGAGAGCGGCGCCTGCGGCTGGGTGTTCCGTCCGCTGGATGGCGAGGCCATGCGCGAAGCCGCGGCCCTGCTGGTCGGCGAGCATGACTTCAGCTCGTTCCGTTCGGCCGAATGCCAGGCCGCCTCGCCGGTCAAGCAACTGAGGGCCATCCACATCAGCAAGCGTGGCGCCTACTGGCGCTTCGAATTCGATGCCTCGGCCTTCCTGCACCACATGGTGCGCAACCTGATGGGCTGCCTGATCGCCGTGGGCAGCGGCAACCGCGCGCCTGGCTGGGTGGGAGAGGTGCTGGCAGCGCGCAGCCGGCAGGTGGCCGCACCGACCTTCGCCCCGGATGGGCTCTACTTCATAGGCCCGTACTACGATGCCCACCTCAATCTTCCCGAGCAGGTGGACGCGCTCGACTGGCTGCCCTGAACATGGTGACAAGAACCCGCATCAAGATCTGCGGCCTGACCCGCGAGGCCGATGTGGCCGTGGCTGTCGCGGCCGGTGCCGACGCCATCGGCTTCGTGTTCTACGACAAGAGCCCACGCTTCGTGAGTCCGCAACGGGCTGCAGAACTGGCCAGGCTGCTGCCTCCCTTCGTCACACCGGTCGGCCTGTTCGTCAATGCCTCTGCCGAGCTGATGGCCGAGGCGCTGCAGGCCCTGCCGAACATGCTGTTGCAATTCCATGGCGACGAGACGCCTGCTGATTGCCGCTTGCCGGGGCGGCCCTTCCTGCGCGCCGCTCGCATGGCGCCCGGTTTTGATTTGCTAGACTTCGCAGCTCAATTTTCAGATGCAGCCGGCCTGCTCGTCGACGCCCATGTCGATGGCTATGGCGGTGGAGGAAAGGTCTTCGATTGGTCACTGCTTCCAACAAACGTGCCCCGTCCAGTCGTTTTGTCTGGTGGGTTGCATGCCGGAAATGTGATCGAAGGGATTCTTCGGGTACGGCCCTGGGCCGTTGACGTCAGCTCCGGCGTCGAGGAGGCCAAGGGCCTCAAGAGTGCCGCGCTGATGCGCCAGTTCTGCAATGCGGTCCGCCAGGCGGATGCGCAGCTCGCAGCAAGCAGCCTCACCTGAAAGAGAACATTCCCATGTCTTACGACCAACCCGATGCCCGCGGGCATTTCGGCCCCTATGGCGGACGCTTCGTCGCCGAAACCCTGATCCACGCACTCGACGAGCTGAACGAGGCCTACGCCCACTACAGCAAGGACCCCGAGTTCATCGCCGAGTTCCAGAAGGAACTGGCGCATTTCGTCGGCCGCCCCAGCCCCATCTAC
This region includes:
- a CDS encoding VWA domain-containing protein; this translates as MPPPSPAPRRGPVVESKVQQDALQRVEITGNAPVAMPSHSFMPAPARVALPPPANTAKYENFSDNPWRRVAEHPTSTFSASVDTGSYANVRRFIGRGQLPPRDAVRVEELVNYFGYDYAEPPARQEQPFTVDAKLSRSPWNHERGLLRIAIKARDAAKASLPPANLVFLVDVSGSMSPQDRLPLVKSALGLLAQQLRPQDRLSIVSYASGTRLVLPATPGNKKTEIQLAIDSLSAGGGTYGEAGIRMAYAQAREAFIDGGINRVLLATDGDLNIGVVDPAQLKALVEEQRKAGVGLTALGVGDSNYNEALMKKLADAGDGSYHYMDSLQEAHKVLVNEMTSTLAVVAQDLKLQVEFNPGQVDEYRLIGYELNALTREQFKDDKVDAGDVGAGHTVTALYEWVPRGARGNVDPLRYQPSPTAAKADGKSGELAWIKLRYKKPGQADSQLVEFGVARPAQLPGIEQADPELRFAAAVAGWGQWLRGSTLIGEFGPQQVLTLARESRGSDRYGHRAEFLRLAELSAALKR
- a CDS encoding LysR family transcriptional regulator gives rise to the protein MRLDLTTLNLVLAIEQTRSITRGAEREHLALAAASKRISDLESRLGVQLFERRARGVEPTEACRALVRHIRSLNASLHALESEVVEFARGIKGHLRIAANAGAIAECLPADMAAFLQNHPQIRISLEDMTSSETQTAVAEGRADIGVFTPPILDNRLETRRYRNGRLAVLVPEGHALAGRKSVSFDDLLDFDLVGLHAGASAQELMREQALARGRTLNARLAVRGFDAIAQLVEARLGVAVLPQGPAERFAQVFSVQLLRLDETWAQRDYVLGVARVERLPTVVQRFIDALSPIPKEIKP
- the leuC gene encoding 3-isopropylmalate dehydratase large subunit, which codes for MSARTLYDKLWDEHVVHTEEDGTAVLYIDRHLVHEVTSPQAFEGLEMAHRKVWRLSANLAVSDHNVPTTDRSQGIADPVSKLQVDTLDKNCDRHGLTQFKMNDKRQGIVHVIGPEQGATLPGMTVVCGDSHTSTHGAFGALAHGIGTSEVEHVLATQTLLAKKAKNMLIRVEGQVMPGVGAKDIVLAIIGRIGTAGGTGYTIEFAGSAIRALSMEGRMTVCNMAIEAGARAGLIAVDETTIHYVKGRPYTPGTDPQTGRFAGGVEWEQAVQYWRGLHSDAGAHFDAVVELDATQIRPQVTWGTSPEMVLSIEDRVPDPDKEKDSVKRNAIERALQYMALEPNKAISDIRIDKVFIGSCTNSRIEDMREAAAVVRRVGGRIAGNVKLALVVPGSGLVKAQAEAEGLDQVFKAAGFEWREPGCSMCLAMNADRLEPGERCASTSNRNFEGRQGAGGRTHLVSPAMAAAAAMQGHFVDVRRIS
- the leuD gene encoding 3-isopropylmalate dehydratase small subunit; the encoded protein is MDKFTLHKGLVAPMDRDNVDTDAIIPKQFLKSIKRTGFGPNLFDEWRYLDHGEPGQDPASRKPNPDFVLNQPRYQGASVLIARSNFGCGSSREHAPWALEQYGFRALIAPSFADIFFNNCFKNGVLPIVLPESQVAQLFDEVAAFPGYQLSVDLARQVVIKPDGTELSFEVQPFRKYCLLNGFDDIGLTLRHADKIKAYEAERIASKPWLNHRLIG
- the leuB gene encoding 3-isopropylmalate dehydrogenase — its product is MKIAVLPGDGIGTEIVAEAVKVLKVLDLPLEMESAPVGGAAYEAAGHPLPESTLKLAQAADAVLFGAVGDWKYDKLDRPLRPEQAILGLRKHLGLFANFRPAICYEQLTHASSLKPELVAGLDILIIRELTGDIYFGQPRGRRTAVDGHFPGAEEAFDTMRYSRPEIERIAHVAFQAARKRSKKVTSVDKANVLETFQFWKDVVTEVHKDYPDVELEHMYVDNAAMQLVKAPKKFDVVVTGNMFGDILSDEAAMLTGSIGMLPSASLDKNSKGLYEPSHGSAPDIAGKGIANPLATILSAAMMLKFSLNQPEAAARIESAVQSVLAQGLRTADIWSEGTQKVGTREMGDAVVAAITMTKTIKG
- the asd gene encoding aspartate-semialdehyde dehydrogenase; this encodes MTTLVGLVGWRGMVGSVLMDRMSEERDFDLIEPLFFSTSNSGGAAPAQAKNETKLQDAFDIEQLKRCEIVITCQGGDYTNEVFPKLRAAGWNGHWIDAASSLRMADDAVIVLDPVNMPVIQKALANGGKNWIGGNCTVSCMLMGVGALYKAGLVEWMSTQTYQAASGGGAQHMRELLTQYGTLNAEVRSLLDDPKSAILEIDRKLVAKQRALTAAETANFGVPLGGSLIPWIDKDLGNGQSKEEWKGMAETNKILGSDDIPVDGFCVRVGAMRCHSQALTFKLKKDVPLADIEAMIRADNEWVKYVPNTREDTLKDLTPVAVTGTMTIPVGRVRKLAMGPEYLGAFTIGDQLLWGAAEPLRRMLRILLAR
- a CDS encoding FimV/HubP family polar landmark protein is translated as MATLTATSSWALGLGRLSVQSALGETLKAEIEVASLSAEEAGSLKVRIAPPELYRSNGVEFNSVLSNTQVQLVRRADGRPYFRIQSDRAVQEPFVDVILEITWTGGRLVREYTLLFDPPATPSRQAASPAVATAPVMSPAPAETTPIPATPAPAPAPTVSAAPQRPAVPARAPAAPPPAAPVPQRDASQYQVKPGDTLSKVASKTQAPGISLDQMLVGLFRFNPDAFIEGNMNRLKSGSVLQVPSSEELNAVSQGEARQVIIAQSADFETYRQRLAGAAPVLKQDESPRQAKGQVQAAVEDRKPAAAPSPDKLTLSKAGVTGSEGKASKDTEKKDSAARVAELTRNVEELKKLSSAAKPAPVTQAAKPAAPPPSAPPLAAPPPSSPKAVAPPPSSPAAVAPPPSSPAAVAPPPSSPAAVAPPPSGPSLSGLPTPASKPKTVTAPAPGPNEPGLLDSLLGSPFVLPGAAAIIALLGFFGLRQLRARNAGKTSKPDTGFHESRLQPDSFFGSAGGQRVDTRDASTTGQSSMSYSLSQLDAIGDVDPVAEADVYLAYGRDLQAEEILKEALRANPERMAIRLKLLEVYAKRRDTKGFEQLAVHLYAETQGQGEDWAKAQELGRQIDPDNPLYQPGGAPAQLLSPGMGGRPEPMDASTLPQTVAAAGMATEPMMARQEDPGPASGLGDLDLDLDLGGDEPAPAMTSMEATQAMAISVEQSPMDMDFDLSKPPAAPAPAPAPADDLEFDLDQLDTAQPAAAEQGGSLDFDLSSIDLDLPAAPPPAAEPAADMSLPDLGGDEGDPLQRQLELADEFRQIGDTEGARDVLQELVAKATGPLKAKAQAMLDELR
- the truA gene encoding tRNA pseudouridine(38-40) synthase TruA encodes the protein MRVALGLSYRGEAYKGWQSQPGGGTVQDVLEAALSEFAAHPIRTICAGRTDTGVHGLNQVVHFDAEVEREPFSWIRGTNRYLPRDVAIQWCAFPAADFHARNHARGRRYAYLLRESVVRPAIESGACGWVFRPLDGEAMREAAALLVGEHDFSSFRSAECQAASPVKQLRAIHISKRGAYWRFEFDASAFLHHMVRNLMGCLIAVGSGNRAPGWVGEVLAARSRQVAAPTFAPDGLYFIGPYYDAHLNLPEQVDALDWLP
- a CDS encoding phosphoribosylanthranilate isomerase, with amino-acid sequence MVTRTRIKICGLTREADVAVAVAAGADAIGFVFYDKSPRFVSPQRAAELARLLPPFVTPVGLFVNASAELMAEALQALPNMLLQFHGDETPADCRLPGRPFLRAARMAPGFDLLDFAAQFSDAAGLLVDAHVDGYGGGGKVFDWSLLPTNVPRPVVLSGGLHAGNVIEGILRVRPWAVDVSSGVEEAKGLKSAALMRQFCNAVRQADAQLAASSLT